One Penaeus chinensis breed Huanghai No. 1 chromosome 12, ASM1920278v2, whole genome shotgun sequence DNA segment encodes these proteins:
- the LOC125031204 gene encoding uncharacterized protein LOC125031204, producing the protein MTAGHLSYAMFLLLLLHLQATLAQMGLRRASLASSGTYVGSSNTSQSFFGRFPWQDQTTNHSSRIESSLAAIFRGVAYGVSSSLSPLPPSQPSTTTTTHAATTITTEDSTTFRTPRAPPFYQVLQDVPARDEYEYLYQDTTPVTTWALVPGLELEVQQDAVMDPRGISTLGSLPVQTPYVEAPLDNDLGRTHGIGVPRMGINIQEEWVHSLGTAWIVHVYCAAGLSSLLALMALFCVFRVLSGTYLLPRGYYITVQLLMFLAGFLRSIVLFHDPYAVQRLLPATLAALAEEAGWPCLTAALAVVVVAVVRAWRGSRRKPKKPHLPVTLAVIISTHLFISVTIHLCAAVLPKHAGVLRGVFHIITVVWGCSVGLASLVASWRAVRVAKRQLATPLRLRHSQQDSSRMVFFRGAHLVLVTSLLQLLLAALHVYALTNPREMLEIPPAHPWHWLAFQSGCRVTEVAMWFLLGIISSLTVRATSGKPYTHGSDGLMSAFSCRCCSSVCSRNKLDGVYPSMGQSNHSIRNFTLVCGKTVFEEALTTQPQAGDHKHVAIAHGTAHNQHIAGSSATLQSVPSDFHLLWYHTRNGPLKSNVPIDSSRPSSMLFNDAGFVRFRMQVDPQQAMEDVLRKSSHHLEELSKKQNDPPSCDQSNILPSAIASATTTTTTTHLEQEPRHALVRLERVYDTGQLEQLLQSHLNSELYNEIAGEGGEGASVTDYSSTDPLSPLPTGDVDWSKYASTCSSISAANSFDVRMYNDLEVASYYYTPPLSSGSSCIYPSVHHSHANPRPCHVHPYGDEIDKNGYETQAAEEQLTSLLAPQTPSASSQSEVHVDYLTDISHDRHTHGSDDSDLCSLGSRSEWQQTNYHEPHWEDQHPTARDWHVSPKDATPDSAVVVDYAGYAGDAGGDDVELARMQGSPRPPGLLSKIVKSNFSLGNNGGYIALGTEDAFNFPHYQIFHRYQDNIREEREVRPCDHLPRSFSTGNRTTSQTFIPSQSARMAPVHTGNKSTKAQVHLKDMQGDLKSKNSKEHFQAQEQLVQDLAMVVDGTTQTDGVQKWNTPSPPSSRPASSLASHSDLPSECVDSEEEEEEDEDTQEVVSEDDDLTPEVTPRVTPEISPLDIWTSPTPLQAAV; encoded by the coding sequence ATGACTGCTGGGCATTTATCGTATGCAATGTTCCTGTTGCTACTCCTACACCTTCAAGCCACCTTGGCCCAGATGGGGTTGCGCAGGGCATCTTTAGCTTCGTCAGGGACATATGTCGGCAGCAGCAACACTAGCCAAAGTTTCTTCGGCAGATTCCCTTGGCAAGACCAGACAACTAACCACTCCAGCAGAATTGAAAGCTCCTTGGCAGCTATCTTCCGTGGGGTTGCTTATGGAGTGTCAAGTTCACTCTCCCCTCTGCCACCTTCCCAGCCTTCCACTACGACCACGACACATGCAGCTACTACGATTACCACTGAAGATAGTACAACTTTCCGGACTCCAAGAGCTCCTCCTTTCTACCAAGTGCTACAGGATGTACCAGCAcgtgatgaatatgaatatctttACCAGGACACGACCCCAGTGACCACTTGGGCATTGGTTCCTGGATTAGAACTAGAAGTGCAGCAGGATGCTGTAATGGATCCTAGAGGAATTAGTACCTTAGGAAGCTTACCTGTCCAGACACCCTATGTAGAAGCACCTCTTGATAATGACTTGGGACGCACTCATGGTATTGGTGTGCCACGTATGGGGATAAACATCCAAGAGGAATGGGTACATTCCTTAGGCACAGCATGGATAGTGCATGTATACTGTGCAGCAGGCCTCTCCAGTCTGTTAGCTCTAATGGCACTTTTCTGCGTCTTTCGAGTACTCTCAGGCACTTATCTACTGCCCCGGGGATATTACATCACTGTGCAGCTGCTGATGTTTCTTGCTGGATTTTTGCGCAGCATTGTACTCTTTCATGACCCCTATGCAGTGCAGCGCCTTTTACCTGCTACCCTAGCCGCATTAGCAGAAGAGGCAGGATGGCCCTGCCTGACAGCAGCACTGGCAGTAGTAGTTGTGGCTGTCGTGCGAGCATGGCGAGGCTCAAGACGAAAACCTAAGAAACCACATTTACCGGTCACCCTCGCTGTTATAATTTCTACTCACttatttatttctgttactattcaTTTATGTGCTGCTGTCTTGCCAAAGCATGCAGGAGTACTTAGAGGAGTATTCCACATTATTACAGTAGTCTGGGGATGTTCAGTTGGTTTGGCTAGTCTAGTGGCTTCATGGCGAGCAGTACGGGTGGCGAAGCGCCAATTAGCAACTCCACTTCGCCTAAGACATTCCCAGCAAGACAGCTCCCGCATGGTGTTCTTCCGTGGTGCACACCTGGTTCTTGTAACCTCTTTGTTACAGCTCCTTCTGGCAGCATTGCATGTGTATGCACTTACCAACCCACGTGAGATGTTGGAAATACCACCTGCCCATCCATGGCATTGGCTAGCCTTCCAGAGTGGTTGTCGTGTCACTGAAGTTGCAATGTGGTTTCTTTTAGGCATTATTTCTAGCCTCACTGTCAGAGCGACTTCAGGAAAGCCATACACACACGGAAGTGATGGATTAATGTCTGCTTTCTCATGTAGATGTTGTAGCAGTGTGTGTTCAAGAAACAAGTTGGATGGTGTGTATCCTTCCATGGGCCAGTCCAACCACTCTATCAGAAACTTTACACTTGTATGTGGGAAAACTGTATTTGAAGAAGCTCTCACAACACAACCGCAGGCTGGTGACCATAAACATGTTGCCATAGCACATGGAACAGCACACAATCAGCACATTGCTGGAAGCTCAGCCACACTTCAGTCTGTGCCATCAGATTTTCATCTCTTGTGGTATCACACAAGGAATGGTCCCCTTAAAAGTAATGTGCCAATTGACTCCTCCCGTCCTTCCTCAATGCTCTTCAATGATGCCGGTTTTGTTAGGTTTCGCATGCAAGTGGATCCCCAGCAAGCTATGGAGGACGTCCTTAGGAAATCGAGCCACCACCTGGAAGAACTAAGCAAGAAGCAGAATGACCCACCTTCCTGTGATCAAAGTAATATCCTACCTTCAGCTATTGCCTCTGCTACAACAACCACGACTACCACACATCTTGAGCAAGAACCTCGCCATGCTCTTGTAAGACTTGAGAGGGTGTATGATACTGGACAGCTGGAGCAACTGCTGCAGAGCCACTTGAACTCAGAACTGTATAATGAGatagcaggagaaggaggggaaggtgctAGTGTCACAGATTACAGCTCAACAGATCCACTTTCACCTCTGCCTACAGGTGATGTAGACTGGTCCAAGTATGCGAGTACTTGCTCTTCTATTAGTGCTGCCAATAGTTTTGATGTCCGAATGTATAACGACTTGGAAGTGGCATCATACTACTATACACCTCCATTGTCCTCTGGCTCTTCATGCATTTATCCATCCGTTCACCATTCTCATGCAAACCCACGCCCCTGCCACGTTCACCCATATGGAGATGAAATTGATAAGAATGGTTATGAAACGCAAGCTGCAGAAGAGCAACTAACATCTCTCCTGGCGCCCCAAACACCCTCAGCCTCTTCCCAATCAGAAGTGCATGTGGATTATCTCACTGACATATCACATGACAGGCACACACATGGCTCTGATGACTCTGATTTATGCTCTCTAGGAAGTCGCAGTGAATGGCAACAAACAAATTACCATGAACCTCACTGGGAGGACCAACATCCAACTGCTAGGGATTGGCATGTGAGTCCAAAGGATGCAACGCCAGACTCAGCTGTTGTAGTAGATTATGCTGGTTATGCAGGTGATGCTGGAGGGGATGATGTGGAATTAGCTCGTATGCAAGGTTCCCCTCGTCCTCCTGGTTTGCTCTCGAAGATAGTTAAAAGCAACTTTTCACTTGGAAATAATGGAGGTTATATTGCACTTGGAACTGAGGATGCCTTCAACTTTCCGCATTACCAAATCTTCCACAGGTACCAAGACAAtatcagagaagaaagagaggttcGCCCATGTGATCACCTACCCAGGAGTTTTAGCACTGGAAATAGGACAACTTCACAGACCTTTATTCCTTCCCAGAGTGCTAGGATGGCCCCAGTACACACCGGGAATAAGTCTACAAAAGCGCAGGTGCATTTAAAAGACATGCAGGGTGATTTGAAAAGCAAGAACAGCAAGGAACATTTTCAAGCTCAGGAACAGCTGGTACAAGACCTGGCAATGGTAGTGGATGGCACTACACAGACTGATGGTGTTCAGAAATGGAataccccatcaccaccatcctcacgtCCTGCTTCATCTCTTGCCTCACATTCAGACCTCCCATCTGAGTGTGTGGActctgaggaagaggaagaagaggatgaggataccCAAGAAGTTGTCAGTGAAGATGACGACCTTACCCCAGAAGTAACTCCTAGAGTAACTCCTGAAATTTCCCCATTAGATATATGGACATCTCCGACCCCTCTTCAGGCAGCAGTTTGA